From one Trifolium pratense cultivar HEN17-A07 linkage group LG1, ARS_RC_1.1, whole genome shotgun sequence genomic stretch:
- the LOC123903155 gene encoding transcription elongation factor SPT6 homolog isoform X3, giving the protein MPRGVISDDEDEVEVDMEEREPVDGEELEEEGREMDDDDEDEEEGQDEYEKDGFIVDDIEEEEEHDEEERAESDEERQKKKKRKKKEEYVLDEDDYELLEDNNINIHRRKDSKKFKRLKKGQRDTEEGHSGQDDEEEFFRSGKVGRTAEEKLKHSLFGDDEGSHLEDIAEEEEQVEEEEDADIGDEDEMADFIVDEEEVDENGAPVSKTRKPKGVRRIRQAPGVSSSALQEAQELFGDVDELLEARHQSREKNDYKETRLEDEFEPIVLSEKYMTENDDRIRELDIPERMQISEESTGAPSLDGSSIDEESQWIVNQLKDGAVPWIGKKDSSSQDKELPIDKDDIVRFLELHHVQKLDIPFIAMYRKEECLSLLKDLERPEAGDENSDKNDKTPTLKWHKILWALQDLNRKWLLLQKRKNALQQYYNKRFEEESRRVYDETRLNLNRQLFESVMRSLKEVESEREVDDVDSKFNLHFPPGEAGVDEGQYKRPKRKSMYSSFSKAGLWEVASRFGCSSEQLGLCLSVVQLQELEDPKETPEEVASNFTCAMYNTPEEVLKCARHMAAVEIICEPSIKKHVRSHFIDHAVVSTSPTADGNITIDSFHQFSGVKWLREKPLSKFLDAQWLLIQKAEEDKLIQVTIKLPEEHLNKLIDQFNEYYVSDSVSRSAQLWNEQRKLILQDAIFRFLLPSMEKEARGILASKAKHWVLMEYGKAFWNKVSVGPYQQKENDLSSDDEAAPRVMACCWGPGKPQTTFVMLDSSGEVQDVLYTGSLTLRSQNVHDQQRKKNDQERVLKFMTDHQPHVVVLGAANLSCTRLKEDIYEVIYKMIDENPRDVGHDMDGLSIVYGDESLPRLYENSRISSEQLPSQQLGIVRRAVALGRFLQNPLAMVATLCGPRKEILSWKLSPLESFLNPDDKIGMVEQVMVDVTNQAGLDINLAISHEWLFAPLQFISGLGPRKAASLQRSLVRAGGIFTRKDFLTEQKLGKKVFVNAVGFLRVRRSGLAASSSQFIDLLDDTRIHPESYILAQELAKDVYEEDGTGDANDDDDALEMAIEHVRDRPSYLKNLDVEAYAAANNRQDKIETFYDIKRELIHGFQDWRKQYEEPSQDEEFYMISGETEETLAEGKIVQVTVRRVQAQKAICGLESGMTGILMKEDYTDDWRDIIELSDRLHEGDMLTCKIKSIQKNRYQVFLVCKDSEMRSDRLQSNHDFDPYYHEDRSSLPSEQDKTRKEKERAKKHFKPRMIVHPRFQNITADEAMEFLSDKDPGESIFRPSSRGPSYLTLTLKIHDGVYAHKDIVEGGKELKDITSLLRIGKTLKIGDDTFEDLDEVMDRYVDPLVTHLKTMLNYRKFRTGMKTEVDELLRIEKAEYPMRIVYSFVISHEHPGTFILTYIRSTNPHHEYIGLYPKGFRFRKKMFEDIDRLVAYFQRHIDDPQNDSAPSIRSVAAMVPMQSPATGGSSGTSVGSGWGGSNSEGGWRGHSYDRDRSSTPGSRTGRPDYRNNGSRDEHPSGVPRPYGGGRWRGRGSYNNSSRGHNSNNERHDGATRWGSAATKDRDDNLSNFPGAKVQNSPGREAFPGSWGGTSGWGGVVV; this is encoded by the exons ATGCCTAGAGGTGTAATTTCTGACGACGAAG ATGAGGTTGAGGTCGATATGGAAGAGAGAGAGCCTGTTGATGGTGAAGAATTGGAGGAAGAAGGTCGTGAGATGGATGACgatgatgaggatgaagaagaGG GGCAGGATGAATATGAAAAGGATGGATTTATAGTTGATGACATTGAGGAAGAAGAGGAGCACGATGAAGAAGAAAGAGCAGAAAGTGACGAAGAGCgtcagaagaagaaaaagaggaagaaaaa GGAGGAGTATGTCCTTGATGAAGATGATTATGAGTTGCTGGAGGACAATAATATCAATATTCATCGTCGAAAG GACAGCAAAAAGTTCAAGCGACTGAAAAAGGGCCAAAGGGACACTGAGGAGGGGCACTCTGGACAAGATGATGAAGAGGAGTTTTTTCGAAGTGGTAAAGTTGGGCGAACTGCCGAGGAGAAGCTTAAACACAGTTTATTTGGCGATGATGAAG GATCTCATCTTGAAGACATTGCTGAAGAGGAGGAGCAAGTAGAAGAGGAGGAGGATGCCGACATCGGAGATGAAGATGAAATGGCCGACTTTATTGTGGATGAAGAAGAAGTTGATGAGAACGGAGCCCCTGTGAG TAAGACTAGGAAGCCGAAGGGTGTAAGAAGGATTAGGCAGGCGCCTGGAGTCTCATCTTCAGCTTTACAAGAAGCTCAAGAATTATTTGGCGATGTCGACGAGTTGCTTGAGGCTCGCCATCAAAGTCGAGAAAAGAATGATTATAAAGAGACTAGACTTGAAGATGAATTTGAGCCTATTGTTCTCTCTGAGAAATACATGACAGAGAACGATGATCGGATTAGGGAGCTTGATATTCCAGAGAGAATGCAG ATATCGGAGGAGAGTACCGGTGCTCCTTCACTGGATGGAAGTAGTATAGATGAAGAGAGTCAGTGGATAGTTAATCAACTTAAAGATGGGGCAGTCCCTTGGATTGGCAAGAAAGATTCAAGCTCTCAAGATAAGGAGCTACCAATTGACAAGGATGATATTGTCAGATTTTTGGAACTGCATCACGTGCAAAAATTAGAT aTTCCTTTTATTGCCATGTATCGGAAAGAGGAGTGTTTAAGCTTATTGAAAGACCTGGAGCGGCCTGAAGCTGGTGATGAGAATTCGGATAAGAATGACAAGACACCTACTCTAAAATGGCACAAG ATACTTTGGGCTCTACAGGACCTGAACAGGAAGTGGTTGCTTCTTCAGAAGCGGAAGAATGCCCTCCAACAATACTACAATAAACGGTTTGAAGAAGAGTCTCGTCGTGTATACGATGAAACAAGACTAAACTTAAATAGGCAATTGTTTGAATCAGTTATGAGATCACTGAAAGAGGTAGAATCAGAGAGGGAGGTTGACGATGTTGACTCCAAGTTCAACTTACATTTCCCACCAGGTGAAGCTGGTGTTGATGAAGGACAGTACAAAAGGCCAAAACGGAAGTCAATGTACAGCTCTTTCAGTAAGGCGGGTCTGTGGGAGGTTGCAAGCAGGTTTGGCTGTAGTTCTGAGCAACTTGGATTATGTCTATCTGTAGTTCAGCTG CAAGAGTTGGAAGACCCAAAGGAAACACCAGAAGAGGTGGCTTCTAACTTCACATGTGCTATGTACAATACCCCTGAAGAAGTACTTAAATGTGCTAGACACATG GCAGCCGTTGAGATAATTTGTGAGCCTAGCATAAAGAAACATGTCCGTAGCCACTTTATTGACCACGCTGTGGTGTCAACTTCCCCTACTGCCGATGGAAATATAACCATAGATTCATTCCATCAGTTTTCTGGGGTGAAGTGGCTGCGAGAGAAGCCTTTGTCTAAATTTCTGGATGCCCAATGGCTCCTTATACAGAAGGCAGAAGAGGACAAACTCATTCAAGTTACTATTAAGCTTCCTGAAGAGCATCTTAACAAGTTAATAGACCAATTCAATGAGTATTATGTTAGTGATAGTGTTAGCAGATCTGCTCAATTGTGGAATGAACAGAGGAAGCTGATACTTCAGGATGCAATTTTTCGATTTCTTTTACCATCAATGGAAAAAGAAGCAAGGGGCATCTTAGCAAGCAAAGCAAAGCATTGGGTACTTATGGAGTATGGGAAGGCCTTTTGGAATAAGGTTTCTGTGGGGCCTTATCAACAGAAGGAAAATGATCTTAGCTCGGATGATGAGGCTGCTCCTAGGGTTATGGCTTGCTGTTGGGGCCCCGGAAAGCCACAAACAACTTTTGTTATGTTAGATTCTTCGGGAGAAGTGCAAGATGTGTTATACACTGGGTCACTTACTTTAAGGTCACAGAACGTCCATGACCAACAAAGGAAGAAGAATGACCAGGAACGTGTCTTGAAGTTTATGACAGATCACCAACCACATGTTGTTGTTTTAGGAGCAGCTAACTTGTCTTGCACTCGTTTGAAAGAAGATATATATGAG GTTATTTATAAGATGATCGACGAAAACCCTAGAGATGTTGGGCATGATATGGATGGGCTCAGCATTGTGTATGGAGATGAATCTCTGCCCCGTCTTTATGAAAATTCTCGAATTTCCTCTGAACAGCTTCCTTCGCAGCAGCTAG GTATAGTGAGACGGGCTGTTGCTCTTGGTCGATTTCTCCAGAACCCATTGGCAATGGTTGCGACATTATGTGGGCCCAGAAAGGAAATATTATCATGGAAATTGAGCCCTTTGGAGAGTTTCCTCAACCCGGATGATAAAATTGGGATGGTTGAGCAGGTTATGGTAGATGTGACCAATCAGGCTGGCTTAGACATTAATTTAGCAATAAGCCACGAATGGTTATTTGCTCCGTTACAATTTATTTCGGGGCTTGGTCCACGAAAGGCTGCATCCTTGCAAAGATCACTGGTTAGAGCTGGCGGAATTTTTACCCGGAAGGACTTTTTGACAGAACAAAAACTTGGTAAAAAGGTGTTTGTCAACGCGGTTGGTTTCTTGCGTGTTCGGCGAAGTGGATTGGCTGCTAGCAGCAGCCAATTTATTGACTTGTTGGATGATACACGAATTCATCCAGAATCGTATATTCTTGCACAGGAGTTGGCCAAAGATGTGTATGAGGAGGATGGCACAGGTGATGCAAATGATGACGATGATGCACTAGAGATGGCCATAGAACATGTGAGAGATCGACCTAGTTATTTGAAAAACCTGGATGTTGAGGCATACGCTGCTGCAAATAATCgtcaagacaaaattgaaaCTTTCTATGATATAAAAAGAGAATTGATTCATGGTTTTCAAGATTGGCGTAAGCAATATGAAGAACCAAGTCAGGATGAGGAGTTCTATATGATATCAGGTGAGACTGAAGAGACTCTTGCTGAAGGTAAAATAGTCCAGGTTACAGTTCGCCGAGTGCAAGCTCAGAAAGCAATATGTGGTCTTGAATCGGGAATGACTGGAATCCTTATGAAAGAAGACTATACAGATGACTGGAGAGATATAATTGAATTATCTGATAGGCTACATGAAGGTGACATGCTCACGTGTAAAATCAAGTCAATTCAAAAGAACAGGTATCAAGTCTTCCTTGTTTGTAAAGATAGTGAAATGAGAAGTGATCGGTTACAGAGCAACCATGATTTCGATCCCTATTACCATGAAGACCGGAGCTCCTTACCGAGTGAGCAAGACAAAACCCGGAAAGAAAAGGAGCGTGCAAAGAAGCATTTCAAGCCAAGGATGATTGTTCATCCACGCTTTCAGAACATAACTGCAGACGAAGCAATGgag TTCTTGTCGGACAAGGATCCTGGTGAAAGTATTTTCCGTCCTAGTTCCCGGGGTCCTTCATACCTTACTTTGACTCTTAAAATTCACGATGGAGTATATGCCCATAAAGATATAGTTGAAGGTGGGAAGGAACTCAAGGATATCACAAGTTTACTTCGAATCGGAAAGACACTAAAAATTGGAGACGACACTTTTGAGGATTTAGATGAG GTTATGGACCGATATGTTGATCCCTTGGTGACTCACTTAAAAACAATGTTAAATTATCGCAAGTTCAGGACGGGTATGAAAACAGAAGTTGATGAACTTTTGAGGATTGAAAAGGCAGAGTATCCCATGCGCATAGTTTATAGTTTTGTCATCTCCCATGAACATCCTGGCACATTTATATTGACTTACATAAGAAGTACAAATCCACACCATGAGTACATTGGTCTTTATCCCAAAGGATTCAGGTTTCGCAAAAAGATGTTCGAGGATATTGACCGGCTTGTGGCATATTTTCAAAGGCACATTGATGATCCACAAAATGATTCAGCACCTTCCATTAGATCTGTAGCTGCAATGGTACCAATGCAAAGCCCCGCAACTGGTGGCTCATCAGGGACATCTGTGGGTAGTGGCTGGGGTGGTTCCAACAGCGAGGGTGGCTGGAGAGGTCACTCGTATGATAGGGACCGATCTTCTACTCCTGGTTCCAGAACAG GACGGCCTGATTACAGAAACAATGGGAGTCGAGATGAACACCCTAGTGGAGTGCCTCGTCCATATGGTGGTGGACGATGGCGTGGTCGTGGTTCTTATAACAATAGCAGTAGAGGACACAACTCTAACAATGAAAGGCATGATGGTGCAACCAGATGGGGATCTGCTGCTACAAAAGACAGGGATGATAATTTGAGCAACTTTCCAGGGGCTAAGGTTCAAAATTCCCCCGGAAGGGAAGCATTTCCTGGTAGTTGGGGTGGAACCAGTGGTTGGGGAGGGGTTGTAGTTTGA